In Euphorbia lathyris chromosome 10, ddEupLath1.1, whole genome shotgun sequence, a single genomic region encodes these proteins:
- the LOC136208088 gene encoding adenylate isopentenyltransferase 5, chloroplastic-like → MEFALSSMVTTRPLLVPASMKRFRCRIMASQFRSARSPVLERQSSLSELQLKSESIGKILKGTGANEAEITKKKTVFIMGATATGKSKLSVDLATNIEAEIINSDKMQVYKGLDIVTNKIKEDEQNGIPHHLLGFLEPEADFTVSDFCTHVQTAMDRIIKQNGRVPIIVGGSNNYIKELVENPSYSFRDNFETLFLWVDVDLGVLYKRVEKRVDDMVAAGLVEEVRSMVAPGSDYTRGVWRSIGVPEMDLFLYAEKSNADEMTKKMLLDGAISRIKENTCRLVDAQLGKIRGMGSELGWKIHRIDATCAAEYSGEEAEEAWKSLVLGPSLDIVTEFLRD, encoded by the exons ATGGAATTTGCACTTTCTTCAATGGTTACCACAAGACCATTACTTGTTCCTGCATCAATGAAGAGATTCAGATGCAGAATTATGGCTTCTCAATTTCGATCCGCTCGCTCTCCGGT GTTGGAGAGGCAATCATCATTATCAGAACTTCAACTGAAAAGTGAAag TATTGGGAAGATTTTGAAAGGAACCGGTGCAAATGAAGCCGAGATCACGAAGAAAAAGACTGTATTTATAATGGGTGCAACAGCAACCGGAAAATCCAAACTGTCAGTAGATTTAGCGACGAACATCGAAGCGGAAATCATCAATAGCGACAAAATGCAAGTATACAAAGGGCTAGATATAGTGACGAACAAAATAAAAGAGGACGAACAAAACGGAATCCCTCATCATTTACTAGGATTTCTAGAACCCGAAGCGGATTTCACCGTTTCAGATTTCTGCACACATGTTCAGACAGCAATGGACCGGATCATAAAACAAAACGGGCGCGTCCCCATTATCGTCGGAGGATCCAACAACTACATAAAAGAACTCGTCGAGAATCCTTCGTACAGTTTTCGCGACAACTTCGAGACATTGTTTTTATGGGTGGATGTTGATTTGGGGGTTTTGTACAAGAGGGTAGAGAAAAGAGTTGATGATATGGTGGCAGCGGGACTCGTGGAGGAAGTACGGTCAATGGTTGCACCGGGGTCTGATTACACCCGGGGGGTGTGGAGATCCATTGGGGTGCCCGAAATGGACTTGTTTCTTTACGCAGAGAAGTCGAATGCGGATGAAATGACGAAGAAAATGTTACTAGACGGTGCAATTTCGAGGATAAAGGAGAATACGTGCAGGCTGGTGGATGCGCAGCTGGGGAAGATTAGGGGGATGGGGAGTGAATTAGGGTGGAAAATACACAGAATTGATGCAACTTGTGCGGCGGAGTATAGCGGAGAGGAGGCGGAGGAGGCATGGAAGAGTCTTGTTTTGGGGCCGAGTTTGGATATTGTTACTGAGTTTCTCCGAGATTAA